In a single window of the Notamacropus eugenii isolate mMacEug1 chromosome 4, mMacEug1.pri_v2, whole genome shotgun sequence genome:
- the CABYR gene encoding calcium-binding tyrosine phosphorylation-regulated protein isoform X4 codes for MNVYKFEMKLRDCKEITTASAPTTKMISSKPRLVVPYGLKTLLEGVSRAILKTNPGNITQFAALYFKELILFREANSALDIKDLVKQFHQIKVEKWSEGTQEKKPESAKEPEPSSPFSEEPKRKEKSTDTEEDNIAGPLFSNKTTQFPSVHAELTEAEEISETVSEHSPKASTPKVSTPPSSPSPLAAASPELAYVPADPAQLAAQMLGNVASVHSDVLMVDVATSMPSLPSGSTSLEATEESSSACLSDLTPQLLSQTSIRIELGSKETKAETSSASSLPLQGEQDLPAHDQAPDVPFQADIEITSSIQYVPPEFHEPETEGAGAAFVEQISEHIIVPFDEPMASLNDTEQPPSESQIQIAHKTSSMVSAKSVASAKSVASAKSVASAKSVASAKSLASAKSVASAKSVASEKSVTSEKSIASAKSLTSEKSVASAKSVASAKSELLAYGEAEVEPEQEASARSLQAEASARSLQAEASARSLQAEASARSLQAEASARSLQAEASARSLQAEASARSLQAEASARSLQAEASARSLQAEASARSLQAEASARSLQAEASARSLQAEASARSLQGEASAKSLQEEASARSLQGEASARSLHEEASARSLHVEASAKSLHEEASAKSLHMESSAKSVHEETSVKSLHTSEGSAKSLQVEGSIKSLHTAEGSAKSLQVEGSIKSLHTTEGSAKSLQVEGSVKSVHTSEGSVKSLHTAEGSAKSLHTAEGSVKSLYTSEGSAKSLHTAEGSAKSLHTAEGSAKSLQVEGSVKSVHTAEGSAKSLYTTEGSAKSLYTTEGSARSLYTTEGSAKSLHTAEGSAKSLHTAEGSARSLYTTEGSAKSLHTAEGSAKSLHTAEWSAKSLQVEGSKKSVHTAEGSVKSLHTAEGSAKSLHTAEGSAKSLHTAERSAKSLQAEGSVKSVHTDEGSVKSVHTAEGSVKSLHTAEGSVKSMHTAEGSVKSMHAAEGSVKSLHTAEGSVKSVHTAEGSVKSLPTAEGSVKSVHTAEGSVKSLHTAEGSVKSLHTAEGSVKSMHTAEGSAKSLQVEGSAISLQIEGSVKSLNAEGSVKSVHTAEGSAKSLQVEGSVKSVHTAEGSVKSLHTAEGSVKSVHTAEGSVKSLHPAEGSAKSLQVEGSAKSLQVEGSVKSVHTAEGSVKSLHTAEGSVKSLHTAEGSVKSVHTAEGSVKSLHTAEGSVKSLHTAEGSVKSLHAEGSVKSVHTAEGSVKSLQAEGSAKSLHTAEGSVKSLQAEGSAKSLHAEGSIKSVHTAEGSAKSLQVEGSAKSLQAEGSAKSMHVEGSVKSLHAEGSVKSVHAEGSVKSVHAEGSAKSVHAEGSIKSMHTEGSAKSVAAEGSAKSVHAEGSPKSIHSESRVSSASQEETTNVISGGTPKSVVSMVSVKTAASGAPHVPEGLTEMENEPEGEYEGEAAPEEGLVPQDAENDAV; via the exons cAAATTCTGCATTGGATATAAAAGACTTGGTTAAACAATTTCATCAGATCAAAG TAGAGAAATGGTCAGAAGGAACCCAGGAGAAGAAACCAGAGAGTGCAAAAGAGCCCGAGCCATCATCTCCATTTTCCGAAGAACCCAAACGAAAAGAGAAGTCCACAGACACGGAGGAGGACAACATCGCGGGCCCGCTGTTCAGCAACAAAACCACCCAGTTCCCATCGGTTCACGCCGAGCTCACCGAGGCCGAAGAGATATCGGAGACCGTTAGCGAGCACTCCCCCAAAGCCTCCACCCCCAAGGTGTCCACCCCGCCATCCTCACCGTCTCCGCTGGCAGCTGCTTCACCTGAATTGGCCTATGTCCCAGCCGACCCGGCACAGCTGGCTGCCCAGATGTTAGGTAACGTTGCATCTGTTCATTCTGACGTGTTAATGGTGGATGTAGCAACAAGCatgccttctcttccctctggGTCCACGTCCCTAGAGGCTACAGAAGAAAGCTCCTCGGCCTGCCTTTCAGATTTAACGCCTCAGCTTCTGAGTCAGACATCCATCCGTATAGAGTTAGGTTCCAAAGAAACCAAGGCTGAAACGTCCTCGGCTTCCTCACTCCCCTTGCAGGGTGAACAAGACCTTCCTGCTCACGATCAAGCTCCTGACGTTCCTTTCCAGGCTGATATTGAAATTACATCAAGCATTCAATATGTTCCACCCGAATTTCATGAGCCTGAGACCGAAGGAGCAGGAGCAGCTTTTGTAGAGCAAATATCGGAGCACATAATAGTCCCTTTTGATGAACCAATGGCAAGTCTTAATGACACCGAGCAGCCACcatcagaaagtcaaattcaGATAGCTCACAAGACATCCTCCATGGTGTCTGCAAAGTCCGTAGCTTCTGCAAAGTCCGTAGCTTCTGCAAAGTCCGTAGCTTCTGCAAAGTCTGTAGCTTCTGCAAAATCCTTAGCTTCTGCAAAATCCGTAGCCTCTGCAAAATCCGTAGCCTCTGAAAAATCCGTAACCTCTGAAAAATCCATTGCCTCTGCAAAATCCTTAACCTCGGAAAAATCTGTAGCCTCTGCAAAATCCGTAGCTTCTGCAAAATCAGAACTCTTAGCTTATGGAGAGGCAGAGGTAGAACCTGAGCAGGAGGCCTCTGCAAGGTCTCTGCAGGCTGAGGCCTCTGCAAGGTCTCTGCAGGCTGAGGCCTCTGCAAGGTCTCTGCAGGCTGAGGCCTCTGCAAGGTCTCTGCAGGCTGAGGCCTCTGCAAGGTCACTGCAGGCTGAGGCCTCTGCAAGGTCACTGCAGGCTGAGGCCTCTGCAAGGTCACTGCAGGCTGAGGCCTCTGCAAGGTCTCTGCAGGCTGAGGCCTCTGCAAGGTCACTGCAGGCTGAGGCCTCTGCAAGGTCACTGCAGGCTGAGGCCTCTGCAAGGTCTCTGCAGGCTGAGGCCTCTGCAAGGTCTCTGCAGGCTGAGGCCTCTGCAAGGTCTCTGCAAGGAGAAGCCTCTGCAAAATCTCTGCAGGAGGAGGCCTCTGCAAGGTCTCTGCAAGGAGAGGCCTCTGCAAGGTCTCTTCATGAGGAGGCCTCTGCAAGGTCCCTTCATGTGGAGGCTTCTGCAAAGTCTCTTCATGAGGAGGCCTCTGCAAAATCTCTGCATATGGAGTCCTCTGCAAAGTCTGTGCATGAGGAGACCTCTGTAAAGTCTCTGCACACTTCTGAAGGGTCTGCAAAATCCCTGCAAGTTGAGGGGTCCATAAAATCCCTGCACACCGCTGAAGGGTCTGCAAAATCCCTGCAAGTTGAGGGGTCCATAAAATCCCTGCACACCACTGAAGGGTCTGCAAAATCCCTGCAAGTTGAGGGGTCTGTAAAATCCGTGCACACTTCTGAAGGATCTGTAAAATCCCTGCATACCGCTGAAGGGTCTGCAAAATCCCTGCATACCGCTGAAGGGTCTGTAAAATCCCTGTATACCTCTGAAGGGTCTGCAAAATCCCTGCATACTGCTGAAGGGTCTGCAAAATCCCTACACACTGCTGAAGGGTCTGCCAAATCCCTGCAAGTTGAGGGGTCTGTAAAATCCGTGCACACTGCTGAAGGGTCTGCAAAATCCCTGTATACCACTGAAGGGTCTGCAAAATCCCTGTATACCACTGAAGGGTCTGCAAGATCCCTGTATACCACTGAAGGGTCTGCAAAATCCCTGCATACCGCTGAAGGGTCTGCAAAATCCCTACACACTGCTGAAGGGTCTGCAAGATCCCTGTATACCACTGAAGGGTCTGCAAAATCCCTGCATACCGCTGAAGGGTCTGCAAAATCCCTACACACTGCTGAATGGTCTGCAAAATCCCTGCAAGTTGAGGGGTCTAAAAAATCCGTGCACACTGCTGAAGGGTCTGTAAAATCCCTGCATACCGCTGAAGGGTCTGCAAAATCCCTGCATACCGCTGAAGGGTCTGCAAAATCCCTACACACTGCTGAAAGGTCTGCAAAATCCCTGCAAGCTGAGGGGTCTGTAAAATCCGTGCACACGGATGAAGGGTCTGTAAAATCCGTGCATACGGCTGAAGGGTCTGTAAAATCCCTGCATACTGCTGAAGGGTCTGTAAAATCCATGCATACAGCTGAAGGGTCTGTAAAATCCATGCATGCGGCTGAAGGGTCTGTAAAATCCCTGCATACGGCTGAAGGGTCTGTCAAATCCGTGCATACGGCTGAAGGGTCTGTCAAATCCCTGCCTACGGCTGAAGGGTCTGTCAAATCCGTGCATACGGCTGAAGGGTCTGTCAAATCCCTGCATACGGCTGAAGGGTCTGTAAAATCCCTGCATACGGCTGAAGGGTCTGTAAAATCCATGCATACTGCTGAAGGCTCTGCAAAATCCCTGCAAGTTGAAGGGTCTGCAATATCCCTGCAAATTGAGGGATCTGTAAAATCCTTGAATGCTGAGGGGTCTGTAAAATCGGTGCACACCGCTGAAGGGTCTGCAAAATCCCTGCAAGTTGAGGGGTCTGTAAAATCCGTGCATACTGCTGAAGGGTCTGTAAAGTCCTTGCACACTGCTGAGGGGTCTGTAAAATCCGTGCATACTGCTGAAGGGTCTGTAAAGTCCTTGCACCCTGCTGAGGGGTCTGCAAAATCCCTGCAAGTTGAGGGGTCTGCCAAATCCCTGCAAGTTGAGGGGTCTGTAAAATCTGTGCATACTGCTGAAGGGTCTGTAAAATCCCTGCACACCGCTGAAGGGTCTgtaaaatccttgcacactgctGAGGGGTCTGTAAAATCCGTGCATACTGCTGAAGGGTCTGTAAAATCTCTGCACACCGCTGAAGGGTCTgtaaaatccttgcacactgctGAGGGGTCTGTAAAATCCTTGCATGCTGAGGGGTCTGTAAAATCGGTGCACACTGCTGAAGGGTCTGTAAAATCCCTGCAAGCTGAGGGGTCTGCAAAATCCCTGCATACCGCTGAAGGGTCTGTAAAATCCCTGCAAGCTGAGGGGTCTGCAAAATCCTTACATGCTGAGGGGTCTATAAAATCTGTGCACACTGCTGAAGGGTCTGCAAAATCCCTGCAAGTTGAGGGGTCTGCAAAATCCCTGCAAGCTGAAGGGTCTGCAAAATCCATGCATGTTGAGGGGTCTGTAAAATCCTTACATGCTGAGGGTTCTGTTAAATCCGTTCACGCTGAGGGTTCTGTTAAATCCGTTCACGCTGAGGGTTCTGCAAAATCTGTTCACGCTGAGGGTTCTATAAAATCCATGCACACTGAGGGTTCTGCAAAATCTGTGGCTGCTGAGGGGTCTGCAAAATCCGTGCATGCTGAAGGGTCTCCAAAATCCATTCACTCTGAATCAAGGGTCAGTTCTGCATCCCAGGAAGAAACCACAAATGTCATTTCTGGGGGAACTCCAAAATCAGTCGTCTCCATGGTATCTGTAAAAACTGCAGCTAGTGGGGCCCCTCATGTCCCAGAAGGTCTTACTGAAATGGAAAATGAGCCAGAAGGGGAATACGAAGGGGAAGCAGCGCCTGAAGAAGGTTTGGTGCCACAAG
- the CABYR gene encoding calcium-binding tyrosine phosphorylation-regulated protein isoform X3, producing the protein MISSKPRLVVPYGLKTLLEGVSRAILKTNPGNITQFAALYFKELILFREANSALDIKDLVKQFHQIKVEKWSEGTQEKKPESAKEPEPSSPFSEEPKRKEKSTDTEEDNIAGPLFSNKTTQFPSVHAELTEAEEISETVSEHSPKASTPKVSTPPSSPSPLAAASPELAYVPADPAQLAAQMLGNVASVHSDVLMVDVATSMPSLPSGSTSLEATEESSSACLSDLTPQLLSQTSIRIELGSKETKAETSSASSLPLQGEQDLPAHDQAPDVPFQADIEITSSIQYVPPEFHEPETEGAGAAFVEQISEHIIVPFDEPMASLNDTEQPPSESQIQIAHKTSSMVSAKSVASAKSVASAKSVASAKSVASAKSLASAKSVASAKSVASEKSVTSEKSIASAKSLTSEKSVASAKSVASAKSELLAYGEAEVEPEQEASARSLQAEASARSLQAEASARSLQAEASARSLQAEASARSLQAEASARSLQAEASARSLQAEASARSLQAEASARSLQAEASARSLQAEASARSLQAEASARSLQAEASARSLQGEASAKSLQEEASARSLQGEASARSLHEEASARSLHVEASAKSLHEEASAKSLHMESSAKSVHEETSVKSLHTSEGSAKSLQVEGSIKSLHTAEGSAKSLQVEGSIKSLHTTEGSAKSLQVEGSVKSVHTSEGSVKSLHTAEGSAKSLHTAEGSVKSLYTSEGSAKSLHTAEGSAKSLHTAEGSAKSLQVEGSVKSVHTAEGSAKSLYTTEGSAKSLYTTEGSARSLYTTEGSAKSLHTAEGSAKSLHTAEGSARSLYTTEGSAKSLHTAEGSAKSLHTAEWSAKSLQVEGSKKSVHTAEGSVKSLHTAEGSAKSLHTAEGSAKSLHTAERSAKSLQAEGSVKSVHTDEGSVKSVHTAEGSVKSLHTAEGSVKSMHTAEGSVKSMHAAEGSVKSLHTAEGSVKSVHTAEGSVKSLPTAEGSVKSVHTAEGSVKSLHTAEGSVKSLHTAEGSVKSMHTAEGSAKSLQVEGSAISLQIEGSVKSLNAEGSVKSVHTAEGSAKSLQVEGSVKSVHTAEGSVKSLHTAEGSVKSVHTAEGSVKSLHPAEGSAKSLQVEGSAKSLQVEGSVKSVHTAEGSVKSLHTAEGSVKSLHTAEGSVKSVHTAEGSVKSLHTAEGSVKSLHTAEGSVKSLHAEGSVKSVHTAEGSVKSLQAEGSAKSLHTAEGSVKSLQAEGSAKSLHAEGSIKSVHTAEGSAKSLQVEGSAKSLQAEGSAKSMHVEGSVKSLHAEGSVKSVHAEGSVKSVHAEGSAKSVHAEGSIKSMHTEGSAKSVAAEGSAKSVHAEGSPKSIHSESRVSSASQEETTNVISGGTPKSVVSMVSVKTAASGAPHVPEGLTEMENEPEGEYEGEAAPEEGLVPQALAASETGQPPPYSNMWTLYCLTDMNQQSRPSPPPAPGPFPQATLYLSNTKEPQFLQHPPKVTSPAYVMMDDSKRTGAPPFILVGSNVQETQEWKPLPGHAVISQPDPSKRYTAVQVPIAVPTEQQKFQKHPPGPPQNGSSPPNGPDAPRPQSPVFLSVAIPIEDVAKKSSGSGDKRTPFAGSYGIAGEITVTTAHLRRPDT; encoded by the exons cAAATTCTGCATTGGATATAAAAGACTTGGTTAAACAATTTCATCAGATCAAAG TAGAGAAATGGTCAGAAGGAACCCAGGAGAAGAAACCAGAGAGTGCAAAAGAGCCCGAGCCATCATCTCCATTTTCCGAAGAACCCAAACGAAAAGAGAAGTCCACAGACACGGAGGAGGACAACATCGCGGGCCCGCTGTTCAGCAACAAAACCACCCAGTTCCCATCGGTTCACGCCGAGCTCACCGAGGCCGAAGAGATATCGGAGACCGTTAGCGAGCACTCCCCCAAAGCCTCCACCCCCAAGGTGTCCACCCCGCCATCCTCACCGTCTCCGCTGGCAGCTGCTTCACCTGAATTGGCCTATGTCCCAGCCGACCCGGCACAGCTGGCTGCCCAGATGTTAGGTAACGTTGCATCTGTTCATTCTGACGTGTTAATGGTGGATGTAGCAACAAGCatgccttctcttccctctggGTCCACGTCCCTAGAGGCTACAGAAGAAAGCTCCTCGGCCTGCCTTTCAGATTTAACGCCTCAGCTTCTGAGTCAGACATCCATCCGTATAGAGTTAGGTTCCAAAGAAACCAAGGCTGAAACGTCCTCGGCTTCCTCACTCCCCTTGCAGGGTGAACAAGACCTTCCTGCTCACGATCAAGCTCCTGACGTTCCTTTCCAGGCTGATATTGAAATTACATCAAGCATTCAATATGTTCCACCCGAATTTCATGAGCCTGAGACCGAAGGAGCAGGAGCAGCTTTTGTAGAGCAAATATCGGAGCACATAATAGTCCCTTTTGATGAACCAATGGCAAGTCTTAATGACACCGAGCAGCCACcatcagaaagtcaaattcaGATAGCTCACAAGACATCCTCCATGGTGTCTGCAAAGTCCGTAGCTTCTGCAAAGTCCGTAGCTTCTGCAAAGTCCGTAGCTTCTGCAAAGTCTGTAGCTTCTGCAAAATCCTTAGCTTCTGCAAAATCCGTAGCCTCTGCAAAATCCGTAGCCTCTGAAAAATCCGTAACCTCTGAAAAATCCATTGCCTCTGCAAAATCCTTAACCTCGGAAAAATCTGTAGCCTCTGCAAAATCCGTAGCTTCTGCAAAATCAGAACTCTTAGCTTATGGAGAGGCAGAGGTAGAACCTGAGCAGGAGGCCTCTGCAAGGTCTCTGCAGGCTGAGGCCTCTGCAAGGTCTCTGCAGGCTGAGGCCTCTGCAAGGTCTCTGCAGGCTGAGGCCTCTGCAAGGTCTCTGCAGGCTGAGGCCTCTGCAAGGTCACTGCAGGCTGAGGCCTCTGCAAGGTCACTGCAGGCTGAGGCCTCTGCAAGGTCACTGCAGGCTGAGGCCTCTGCAAGGTCTCTGCAGGCTGAGGCCTCTGCAAGGTCACTGCAGGCTGAGGCCTCTGCAAGGTCACTGCAGGCTGAGGCCTCTGCAAGGTCTCTGCAGGCTGAGGCCTCTGCAAGGTCTCTGCAGGCTGAGGCCTCTGCAAGGTCTCTGCAAGGAGAAGCCTCTGCAAAATCTCTGCAGGAGGAGGCCTCTGCAAGGTCTCTGCAAGGAGAGGCCTCTGCAAGGTCTCTTCATGAGGAGGCCTCTGCAAGGTCCCTTCATGTGGAGGCTTCTGCAAAGTCTCTTCATGAGGAGGCCTCTGCAAAATCTCTGCATATGGAGTCCTCTGCAAAGTCTGTGCATGAGGAGACCTCTGTAAAGTCTCTGCACACTTCTGAAGGGTCTGCAAAATCCCTGCAAGTTGAGGGGTCCATAAAATCCCTGCACACCGCTGAAGGGTCTGCAAAATCCCTGCAAGTTGAGGGGTCCATAAAATCCCTGCACACCACTGAAGGGTCTGCAAAATCCCTGCAAGTTGAGGGGTCTGTAAAATCCGTGCACACTTCTGAAGGATCTGTAAAATCCCTGCATACCGCTGAAGGGTCTGCAAAATCCCTGCATACCGCTGAAGGGTCTGTAAAATCCCTGTATACCTCTGAAGGGTCTGCAAAATCCCTGCATACTGCTGAAGGGTCTGCAAAATCCCTACACACTGCTGAAGGGTCTGCCAAATCCCTGCAAGTTGAGGGGTCTGTAAAATCCGTGCACACTGCTGAAGGGTCTGCAAAATCCCTGTATACCACTGAAGGGTCTGCAAAATCCCTGTATACCACTGAAGGGTCTGCAAGATCCCTGTATACCACTGAAGGGTCTGCAAAATCCCTGCATACCGCTGAAGGGTCTGCAAAATCCCTACACACTGCTGAAGGGTCTGCAAGATCCCTGTATACCACTGAAGGGTCTGCAAAATCCCTGCATACCGCTGAAGGGTCTGCAAAATCCCTACACACTGCTGAATGGTCTGCAAAATCCCTGCAAGTTGAGGGGTCTAAAAAATCCGTGCACACTGCTGAAGGGTCTGTAAAATCCCTGCATACCGCTGAAGGGTCTGCAAAATCCCTGCATACCGCTGAAGGGTCTGCAAAATCCCTACACACTGCTGAAAGGTCTGCAAAATCCCTGCAAGCTGAGGGGTCTGTAAAATCCGTGCACACGGATGAAGGGTCTGTAAAATCCGTGCATACGGCTGAAGGGTCTGTAAAATCCCTGCATACTGCTGAAGGGTCTGTAAAATCCATGCATACAGCTGAAGGGTCTGTAAAATCCATGCATGCGGCTGAAGGGTCTGTAAAATCCCTGCATACGGCTGAAGGGTCTGTCAAATCCGTGCATACGGCTGAAGGGTCTGTCAAATCCCTGCCTACGGCTGAAGGGTCTGTCAAATCCGTGCATACGGCTGAAGGGTCTGTCAAATCCCTGCATACGGCTGAAGGGTCTGTAAAATCCCTGCATACGGCTGAAGGGTCTGTAAAATCCATGCATACTGCTGAAGGCTCTGCAAAATCCCTGCAAGTTGAAGGGTCTGCAATATCCCTGCAAATTGAGGGATCTGTAAAATCCTTGAATGCTGAGGGGTCTGTAAAATCGGTGCACACCGCTGAAGGGTCTGCAAAATCCCTGCAAGTTGAGGGGTCTGTAAAATCCGTGCATACTGCTGAAGGGTCTGTAAAGTCCTTGCACACTGCTGAGGGGTCTGTAAAATCCGTGCATACTGCTGAAGGGTCTGTAAAGTCCTTGCACCCTGCTGAGGGGTCTGCAAAATCCCTGCAAGTTGAGGGGTCTGCCAAATCCCTGCAAGTTGAGGGGTCTGTAAAATCTGTGCATACTGCTGAAGGGTCTGTAAAATCCCTGCACACCGCTGAAGGGTCTgtaaaatccttgcacactgctGAGGGGTCTGTAAAATCCGTGCATACTGCTGAAGGGTCTGTAAAATCTCTGCACACCGCTGAAGGGTCTgtaaaatccttgcacactgctGAGGGGTCTGTAAAATCCTTGCATGCTGAGGGGTCTGTAAAATCGGTGCACACTGCTGAAGGGTCTGTAAAATCCCTGCAAGCTGAGGGGTCTGCAAAATCCCTGCATACCGCTGAAGGGTCTGTAAAATCCCTGCAAGCTGAGGGGTCTGCAAAATCCTTACATGCTGAGGGGTCTATAAAATCTGTGCACACTGCTGAAGGGTCTGCAAAATCCCTGCAAGTTGAGGGGTCTGCAAAATCCCTGCAAGCTGAAGGGTCTGCAAAATCCATGCATGTTGAGGGGTCTGTAAAATCCTTACATGCTGAGGGTTCTGTTAAATCCGTTCACGCTGAGGGTTCTGTTAAATCCGTTCACGCTGAGGGTTCTGCAAAATCTGTTCACGCTGAGGGTTCTATAAAATCCATGCACACTGAGGGTTCTGCAAAATCTGTGGCTGCTGAGGGGTCTGCAAAATCCGTGCATGCTGAAGGGTCTCCAAAATCCATTCACTCTGAATCAAGGGTCAGTTCTGCATCCCAGGAAGAAACCACAAATGTCATTTCTGGGGGAACTCCAAAATCAGTCGTCTCCATGGTATCTGTAAAAACTGCAGCTAGTGGGGCCCCTCATGTCCCAGAAGGTCTTACTGAAATGGAAAATGAGCCAGAAGGGGAATACGAAGGGGAAGCAGCGCCTGAAGAAGGTTTGGTGCCACAAG cgTTAGCAGCAAGTGAAACAGGACAACCACCACCATATTCTAACATGTGGACCCTTTATTGTCTAACTGATATGAACCAACAAAGCCGCCCATCACCGCCACCTGCACCTGGGCCTTTTCCCCAAGCAACCCTCTATCTGTCTAATACTAAGGAGCCACAGTTTCTGCAGCATCCACCGAAAGTTACTTCTCCAGCTTATGTGATGATGGACGACTCCAAGAGGACCGGGGCCCCACCTTTCATTTTAGTAGGCTCAAATGTTCAGGAAACACAGGAGTGGAAACCTCTTCCTGGACATGCTGTTATTTCACAGCCAGATCCCTCAAAGAGATACACTGCAGTCCAAGTTCCCATTGCTGTTCCTACAGAACAGCAGAAATTCCAGAAACACCCCCCAGGCCCCCCTCAGAATGGTAGCTCTCCTCCAAATGGACCAGATGCCCCTAGGCCACAAAGcccagtttttctttctgttgctaTCCCGATAGAAGATGTAGCCAAAAAGAGTTCAGGATCTGGTGACAAACGTACACCCTTTGCAGGAAGTTATGGTATTGCTGGAGAAATTACTGTGACTACTGCCCACCTTCGCAGACCAGATACTTAA